From one Ictalurus punctatus breed USDA103 chromosome 20, Coco_2.0, whole genome shotgun sequence genomic stretch:
- the gata6 gene encoding transcription factor GATA-6 isoform X1 codes for MDLSEHSWSTVKREVSSNPGSPSEQSCVHGERRDELRTSPLDAAGSRRVDTRPLPSYAAFGHHLSSDDVPLFADLDQAAKLGAHKAGIVVDPGDMYSTLAAYESPSAAYMHSSPNSPVYVPTSRVGPMIPSLPYLQSSAAVSQPSHAVSSHAAWSQPAPESPSSYSTGSPHATSSRFHYSPSPPVNNGTARDSSYPTALNASGREQYLSRPLSGSYTGPYAPYVGAQLPQLPTAWPAGPFDNSMLHSLQSRASPLSIRPGPADFLDDAMESRECVNCGSISTPLWRRDGTGHFLCNACGLYSKMNGLSRPLIKPQKRMSSSRRVGLSCANCQTSTTTLWRRNAEGEPVCNACGLYTKLHGVPRPLAMKKEGIQTRKRKPKNLNKTKGSSAGSSSVPVTPTSSSSSASEENSKNSPPSAQVNSSTMVGHIEVPGTTGSIVKYPGQEGLYTNVGLMSTSDVAASVRGDTWCPMALA; via the exons ATGGACCTGAGCGAGCACAGCTGGTCCACAGTCAAGCGTGAAGTGTCCAGTAACCCGGGCTCGCCGTCCGAGCAGAGCTGCGTTCACGGCGAGCGCAGGGACGAGTTAAGGACGTCGCCTCTGGACGCAGCGGGGAGTCGGCGCGTAGACACGCGGCCGCTGCCCTCCTACGCAGCCTTCGGCCACCATTTGAGTTCGGACGACGTGCCGCTGTTCGCGGACTTGGACCAGGCTGCCAAACTCGGCGCGCACAAGGCAGGGATCGTGGTGGACCCCGGCGACATGTATTCGACGTTGGCCGCCTACGAGTCGCCGTCGGCAGCTTACATGCACTCCAGTCCCAACTCGCCGGTGTACGTGCCGACCTCGCGGGTCGGCCCAATGATCCCGAGTCTGCCTTACCTGCAGTCGAGCGCGGCGGTGTCGCAACCGAGCCACGCGGTCAGCAGCCACGCTGCGTGGTCACAACCCGCGCCCGAGAGCCCGTCGTCCTACAGCACCGGGAGCCCACACGCGACCTCAAGCCGCTTTCACTACTCACCAAGCCCGCCCGTGAACAACGGCACGGCAAGGGACTCGAGCTACCCGACCGCGCTGAACGCCAGCGGCAGGGAGCAGTATCTGTCGCGGCCCCTGAGCGGCTCCTACACCGGGCCGTACGCGCCCTACGTGGGAGCTCAACTGCCCCAGTTACCCACCGCGTGGCCCGCGGGACCCTTCGATAACTCCATGCTGCATTCATTACAAAGCCGAGCGTCTCCGCTCTCCATCCGACCCGGACCTGCAG atTTCCTCGACGACGCGATGGAGAGTCGGGAGTGCGTGAACTGCGGCTCCATCTCCACCCCGCTGTGGAGGCGCGACGGCACCGGTCACTTTCTCTGCAACGCCTGCGGCCTGTACAGCAAAATGAACGGCCTGAGCCGACCATTAATTAAGCCGCAGAAGCGCATG tcatCTTCCAGAAGAGTCGGTCTTTCCTGTGCAAACTGCCAGACCAGCACTACGACCCTGTGGCGCAGAAACGCAGAGGGGGAACCGGTGTGCAACGCCTGTGGACTTTACACCAAATTACACGGG GTACCACGACCCCTGGCTATGAAGAAGGAAGGTATTCAGACGAGAAAAAGAAAACCGAAAAACTTGAACAAAACAAAGGGGTCGTCCG CAGGAAGCAGCTCTGTCCCCGTGActccaacatcatcatcatcttctgcTTCAGAAGAGAACTCGAAGAACAGTCCTCCATCTGCGCAG GTGAATTCCTCTACTATGGTGGGTCATATAGAAGTTCCAGGCACCACAGGCTCCATTGTGAAGTACCCTGGCCAGGAGGGTCTGTACACTAACGTGGGATTAATGTCCACCAGCGACGTGGCGGCGTCTGTACGTGGTGACACGTGGTGCCCCATGGCTCTGGCCTGA
- the gata6 gene encoding transcription factor GATA-6 isoform X2 yields the protein MDLSEHSWSTVKREVSSNPGSPSEQSCVHGERRDELRTSPLDAAGSRRVDTRPLPSYAAFGHHLSSDDVPLFADLDQAAKLGAHKAGIVVDPGDMYSTLAAYESPSAAYMHSSPNSPVYVPTSRVGPMIPSLPYLQSSAAVSQPSHAVSSHAAWSQPAPESPSSYSTGSPHATSSRFHYSPSPPVNNGTARDSSYPTALNASGREQYLSRPLSGSYTGPYAPYVGAQLPQLPTAWPAGPFDNSMLHSLQSRASPLSIRPGPADFLDDAMESRECVNCGSISTPLWRRDGTGHFLCNACGLYSKMNGLSRPLIKPQKRMSSSRRVGLSCANCQTSTTTLWRRNAEGEPVCNACGLYTKLHGVPRPLAMKKEGIQTRKRKPKNLNKTKGSSGSSSVPVTPTSSSSSASEENSKNSPPSAQVNSSTMVGHIEVPGTTGSIVKYPGQEGLYTNVGLMSTSDVAASVRGDTWCPMALA from the exons ATGGACCTGAGCGAGCACAGCTGGTCCACAGTCAAGCGTGAAGTGTCCAGTAACCCGGGCTCGCCGTCCGAGCAGAGCTGCGTTCACGGCGAGCGCAGGGACGAGTTAAGGACGTCGCCTCTGGACGCAGCGGGGAGTCGGCGCGTAGACACGCGGCCGCTGCCCTCCTACGCAGCCTTCGGCCACCATTTGAGTTCGGACGACGTGCCGCTGTTCGCGGACTTGGACCAGGCTGCCAAACTCGGCGCGCACAAGGCAGGGATCGTGGTGGACCCCGGCGACATGTATTCGACGTTGGCCGCCTACGAGTCGCCGTCGGCAGCTTACATGCACTCCAGTCCCAACTCGCCGGTGTACGTGCCGACCTCGCGGGTCGGCCCAATGATCCCGAGTCTGCCTTACCTGCAGTCGAGCGCGGCGGTGTCGCAACCGAGCCACGCGGTCAGCAGCCACGCTGCGTGGTCACAACCCGCGCCCGAGAGCCCGTCGTCCTACAGCACCGGGAGCCCACACGCGACCTCAAGCCGCTTTCACTACTCACCAAGCCCGCCCGTGAACAACGGCACGGCAAGGGACTCGAGCTACCCGACCGCGCTGAACGCCAGCGGCAGGGAGCAGTATCTGTCGCGGCCCCTGAGCGGCTCCTACACCGGGCCGTACGCGCCCTACGTGGGAGCTCAACTGCCCCAGTTACCCACCGCGTGGCCCGCGGGACCCTTCGATAACTCCATGCTGCATTCATTACAAAGCCGAGCGTCTCCGCTCTCCATCCGACCCGGACCTGCAG atTTCCTCGACGACGCGATGGAGAGTCGGGAGTGCGTGAACTGCGGCTCCATCTCCACCCCGCTGTGGAGGCGCGACGGCACCGGTCACTTTCTCTGCAACGCCTGCGGCCTGTACAGCAAAATGAACGGCCTGAGCCGACCATTAATTAAGCCGCAGAAGCGCATG tcatCTTCCAGAAGAGTCGGTCTTTCCTGTGCAAACTGCCAGACCAGCACTACGACCCTGTGGCGCAGAAACGCAGAGGGGGAACCGGTGTGCAACGCCTGTGGACTTTACACCAAATTACACGGG GTACCACGACCCCTGGCTATGAAGAAGGAAGGTATTCAGACGAGAAAAAGAAAACCGAAAAACTTGAACAAAACAAAGGGGTCGTCCG GAAGCAGCTCTGTCCCCGTGActccaacatcatcatcatcttctgcTTCAGAAGAGAACTCGAAGAACAGTCCTCCATCTGCGCAG GTGAATTCCTCTACTATGGTGGGTCATATAGAAGTTCCAGGCACCACAGGCTCCATTGTGAAGTACCCTGGCCAGGAGGGTCTGTACACTAACGTGGGATTAATGTCCACCAGCGACGTGGCGGCGTCTGTACGTGGTGACACGTGGTGCCCCATGGCTCTGGCCTGA